A window of the Streptomyces sp. NBC_00454 genome harbors these coding sequences:
- a CDS encoding NADPH:quinone oxidoreductase family protein: MQAWRVHTPGEPREAMRLEEVPEPVPGEGEVRLKVLAANVNFPDALLVRGQYQIRPPLPFTPGVEICGETEDGRRVIANPSLPHGGFAEYVTASARSLLPAPDTLDDAEAAALHIGYQTGWFGLHRRARLQAGETLLVHAAAGGVGSAAVQLGRAAGATVIGVVGGKAKVRTAEELGCDLVIDRTSEDVVARVKEFTGGRGADVVYDPVGGDSYTASAKCVAFEGRIVVVGFASGTIPAPALNHALVKNYAVLGLHWGLYAAKDPAAIAACHAELTRLAADGSIRPLVSERVPLAGAADAVQRLADGTTTGRLVVVPALDGGAR; this comes from the coding sequence ATGCAGGCATGGCGAGTACACACCCCCGGCGAGCCCCGCGAGGCCATGCGCCTCGAAGAGGTGCCCGAACCGGTGCCCGGCGAGGGCGAGGTGAGGCTCAAGGTACTCGCCGCCAACGTCAACTTCCCCGACGCGCTGCTCGTGCGCGGCCAGTACCAGATCCGCCCGCCGCTGCCCTTCACCCCCGGCGTGGAGATCTGCGGCGAGACCGAGGACGGCCGCCGCGTCATCGCCAACCCGAGCCTGCCGCACGGCGGTTTCGCCGAGTACGTCACCGCCTCCGCGCGGTCCCTGCTCCCCGCCCCGGACACCCTCGACGACGCCGAGGCCGCGGCCCTGCACATCGGCTACCAGACCGGCTGGTTCGGCCTGCACCGCCGGGCCCGTCTCCAGGCCGGCGAGACCCTCCTGGTGCACGCGGCCGCCGGCGGGGTCGGCAGCGCCGCCGTCCAGCTCGGCAGGGCCGCCGGGGCCACCGTCATCGGAGTGGTCGGCGGCAAGGCCAAGGTCCGCACCGCCGAGGAGCTCGGCTGCGACCTCGTCATCGACCGCACCAGCGAGGACGTGGTGGCCCGGGTCAAGGAGTTCACCGGCGGACGCGGCGCCGACGTCGTCTACGACCCGGTCGGCGGCGACTCCTACACCGCCTCGGCCAAATGCGTGGCCTTCGAGGGCCGCATCGTCGTCGTCGGATTCGCGAGCGGCACCATCCCCGCTCCGGCGCTGAACCACGCCCTGGTGAAGAACTACGCCGTCCTCGGCCTCCACTGGGGCCTCTACGCCGCCAAGGACCCGGCCGCCATCGCCGCCTGCCACGCCGAGCTCACCCGCCTCGCCGCCGACGGCTCCATCAGGCCGCTGGTCAGCGAACGGGTCCCGCTCGCCGGGGCCGCCGACGCCGTGCAGCGCCTCGCCGACGGGACCACCACCGGGCGCCTGGTCGTCGTACCGGCCCTGGACGGGGGCGCCCGATGA
- a CDS encoding acyl-CoA dehydrogenase family protein, translating to MTAAGQAAAAVTADQLLVRVRELLAAHPPAATGREDFLRARFDAGLAWVHYPQGLGGLAAPRSLQAVVDAELEAAGAPDNDPRRIGIGLGMAAPTILAYGTEEQKRRFLRPLWIGEEVWCQLFSEPGAGSDLAALGTRAVLDEAAGEWVVDGQKVWTSSAHTARWAILIARTDPALPKHQGITYFLCDMHAPGVEVRPLRQITGEAEFNEVFLTGVRIPDAHRLGAVGQGWAVARTTLMNERVSIGGMRIPREGGMIAPVAAAWRERPRLRTHALHQRMLELWVEAEVARLTGERLRQQLVAGQPGPEGSGMKLTFARLNQEISGLEVELLGEEGLLYEDWTLRRPEIVDFTGRDAGYRYLRAKGNSIEGGTSEILLNIVAERVLGLPPEPRDDKDLAWKDLAR from the coding sequence ATGACCGCCGCCGGCCAGGCCGCCGCAGCGGTCACCGCCGACCAACTGCTCGTACGCGTACGGGAGCTGCTGGCCGCGCACCCGCCCGCCGCCACCGGACGCGAAGACTTCCTGCGGGCCCGCTTCGACGCCGGACTCGCCTGGGTCCACTACCCGCAGGGCCTCGGCGGACTCGCCGCGCCCCGCTCCCTCCAGGCCGTCGTGGACGCCGAGCTGGAGGCCGCCGGAGCACCCGACAACGACCCGCGGAGGATCGGCATCGGCCTCGGCATGGCAGCGCCCACGATCCTCGCGTACGGCACCGAGGAGCAGAAGCGGCGGTTCCTGCGCCCCCTGTGGATCGGCGAGGAAGTCTGGTGCCAGCTCTTCAGCGAGCCCGGCGCCGGCTCCGACCTGGCCGCGCTCGGCACCCGCGCGGTCCTCGACGAGGCCGCGGGGGAATGGGTCGTGGACGGCCAGAAGGTGTGGACCTCCAGCGCCCACACCGCCCGCTGGGCCATCCTGATCGCCCGGACCGACCCCGCGCTGCCCAAACACCAGGGCATCACCTACTTCCTGTGCGATATGCACGCCCCGGGCGTCGAGGTGCGTCCGCTGCGCCAGATCACCGGCGAGGCGGAGTTCAACGAGGTCTTCCTCACCGGAGTCCGGATCCCCGACGCCCACCGCCTCGGCGCCGTGGGCCAGGGCTGGGCCGTGGCCCGCACCACCCTGATGAACGAACGGGTCTCCATCGGCGGCATGCGGATCCCGCGCGAGGGCGGCATGATCGCCCCGGTCGCCGCCGCCTGGCGCGAGCGCCCTCGCTTGCGTACGCACGCCCTGCACCAGCGGATGCTCGAACTGTGGGTCGAGGCGGAGGTCGCCCGGCTCACCGGGGAGCGGCTGCGCCAGCAGCTCGTCGCCGGCCAGCCCGGCCCCGAGGGCTCGGGGATGAAGCTCACCTTCGCCCGCCTCAACCAGGAGATCAGCGGACTGGAGGTGGAACTCCTCGGCGAGGAAGGGCTGTTGTACGAGGACTGGACCCTGCGCCGCCCCGAGATCGTCGACTTCACCGGCCGCGACGCCGGATACCGCTACCTGCGTGCCAAGGGCAACAGCATCGAGGGCGGCACCAGCGAAATCCTCCTCAACATCGTCGCCGAACGCGTACTCGGCCTGCCCCCCGAGCCGCGCGACGACAAGGACCTCGCATGGAAGGACCTGGCTCGATGA
- a CDS encoding acyl-CoA dehydrogenase family protein, with protein sequence MTPPYPPSAAPLDLLYSETEEELRTAVRSLLAARCDAPGILGRIESGRPHDPELWRTLAVDMGTAGLLVPEKLGGQGASHREAAVVLEELGRAAAPVPYLTSAVLAAEILIGCDGPEATELLRELASGRRIFVPALPLTLAPGAPLPPPVRDVGAGVLSGTALSGTVMAVADAVAADVLLVLADTGLYAVPATAAGVALTPLVALDLTRPLATVTLDGAAGTRLADPATARAAIAGALLSGAGLLASEQLGIAEWCLTETVAYVRGRHQFNRPVGSFQALKHRLARLWLDVASARAAARAAADALATGAPDAPLTVAVAQAYCSGVAVRAAEECVQLHGGIGMTWEHPAHLYLKRAKADSLALGTAGHHRGLVADFAELPAP encoded by the coding sequence ATGACGCCGCCGTACCCCCCGAGCGCCGCCCCCCTCGACCTGCTGTACTCCGAGACGGAGGAGGAACTCCGCACGGCCGTACGCTCCCTCCTCGCTGCCCGCTGCGACGCCCCGGGCATCCTCGGCCGGATCGAGAGCGGCCGTCCGCACGACCCGGAGCTGTGGCGGACCCTGGCCGTCGACATGGGCACGGCGGGACTCCTCGTACCGGAGAAGCTGGGCGGACAGGGCGCGAGCCACCGCGAGGCGGCCGTGGTCCTCGAAGAGCTCGGCCGGGCCGCGGCGCCGGTCCCCTACCTCACGAGTGCGGTCCTCGCGGCGGAGATCCTGATCGGCTGCGACGGCCCGGAGGCCACGGAGCTCCTACGGGAACTCGCGTCGGGCCGGCGGATCTTCGTACCCGCGCTGCCGCTGACCCTGGCCCCCGGCGCGCCGCTGCCGCCGCCGGTCCGGGACGTCGGCGCGGGGGTGCTGAGCGGCACTGCGCTGAGCGGCACCGTGATGGCTGTGGCCGACGCGGTGGCCGCCGACGTCCTGCTCGTCCTCGCCGACACCGGCCTGTACGCCGTCCCGGCCACCGCGGCAGGGGTCGCGCTAACCCCGCTCGTCGCGCTGGACCTGACCCGGCCCCTGGCCACCGTCACCCTCGACGGGGCCGCCGGAACCCGGCTCGCCGATCCGGCCACCGCCCGCGCGGCCATCGCCGGAGCACTGCTCTCGGGGGCCGGGCTGCTCGCCTCGGAACAGCTCGGGATCGCCGAATGGTGCCTGACGGAAACGGTGGCCTACGTACGCGGACGCCACCAGTTCAACCGGCCCGTCGGCTCCTTCCAGGCACTCAAGCACCGCCTCGCGCGGCTCTGGCTCGACGTGGCCTCCGCCCGCGCGGCGGCCCGCGCCGCCGCCGACGCCCTGGCGACGGGAGCCCCCGACGCTCCGCTCACGGTGGCCGTGGCCCAGGCCTACTGCTCGGGCGTCGCGGTCCGCGCGGCCGAGGAATGCGTCCAGCTCCACGGCGGCATCGGCATGACCTGGGAACACCCGGCCCACCTCTACCTCAAGCGGGCCAAGGCCGACTCCCTGGCCCTCGGCACGGCCGGCCACCACCGCGGCCTGGTGGCGGACTTCGCGGAGCTCCCGGCGCCGTAG
- a CDS encoding trimeric intracellular cation channel family protein, with protein sequence MLHALYLLGIAAFAASGVLAAHRANMDPFGGLVLAFAASISGGTLRDLILDRHPLYWTHDWLLLVLIASVAVATMLYLRRWELPHRALMVVDAVGLAVVTVIGARAAIDAHVTPVAVLILAVLTGVTGEVVRDVLCGEFPPLLLREEVYATAALAGALCYLGLHSVGTSDTVSTVVSAVLVFGLRMAAIFRDLHLPRLQRAAG encoded by the coding sequence ATGCTGCACGCCCTCTACCTCCTCGGTATCGCCGCCTTCGCCGCCTCCGGCGTCCTGGCCGCGCACCGCGCCAACATGGACCCCTTCGGCGGGCTGGTCCTCGCCTTCGCGGCCAGCATCTCCGGCGGGACCCTGCGCGACCTCATCCTCGACCGGCACCCCCTCTACTGGACCCACGACTGGCTGCTGCTCGTCCTCATCGCGTCCGTGGCCGTGGCCACCATGCTCTACCTGCGCCGCTGGGAGCTCCCGCACCGCGCGCTCATGGTGGTCGACGCGGTCGGGCTGGCCGTGGTCACCGTCATCGGGGCCCGCGCCGCCATCGACGCCCACGTCACCCCCGTCGCCGTGCTCATTCTCGCCGTCCTGACGGGCGTCACCGGCGAGGTCGTCCGCGACGTGCTCTGCGGGGAGTTCCCGCCGCTGCTGCTGCGCGAGGAGGTGTACGCGACGGCCGCGCTCGCCGGGGCGCTCTGCTACCTCGGCCTGCACTCCGTCGGTACCTCGGACACCGTCAGCACCGTCGTGTCCGCCGTCCTCGTCTTCGGGCTCCGGATGGCCGCGATCTTCCGCGATCTGCACCTGCCCCGCCTCCAGCGCGCGGCCGGCTGA
- a CDS encoding GNAT family N-acetyltransferase, translated as MTHAIARLDATGLAAHRDELADLLLAVVRGGSSIGFLADLDRDGAAAWWDSLLPALEEGSLALWVSRGPDGRADGTVSWYRETKANGRHRAELRKLMVHPGARGRGTGRALLAEAEAAAARAGVLLLFLDTESGSPAERVYRAAGWTVAGAIPDYATDPAGRLVATTLYYKHTKQ; from the coding sequence ATGACCCACGCCATCGCGCGGCTCGACGCCACCGGGCTCGCCGCCCACCGGGACGAACTCGCGGACCTCCTGCTGGCCGTCGTGCGCGGCGGTTCCTCCATCGGCTTCCTCGCCGACCTCGACCGGGACGGCGCCGCCGCCTGGTGGGACTCGCTGCTCCCCGCCCTCGAAGAGGGCTCCCTCGCGCTGTGGGTGTCCCGGGGCCCGGACGGCCGGGCCGACGGCACCGTCAGCTGGTACCGCGAGACGAAGGCCAACGGCCGCCACCGCGCCGAGCTGCGCAAGCTGATGGTCCACCCCGGGGCCCGCGGCCGCGGCACCGGCCGCGCACTGCTCGCCGAGGCCGAGGCGGCCGCCGCCCGCGCCGGGGTGCTGCTGCTGTTCCTGGACACCGAGAGCGGCAGCCCCGCCGAGCGCGTGTACCGGGCGGCCGGCTGGACGGTGGCCGGCGCCATCCCCGACTACGCCACCGATCCGGCCGGACGGCTCGTGGCGACCACTCTCTACTACAAGCACACCAAGCAGTAG
- a CDS encoding tyrosinase family oxidase copper chaperone yields MYAAPAAAPLTRRAVLRTAFTAAVFAGTAAALAPVLRARRPRQTLTPAPLTRFTEETYRGRHIAVDLAAAAVRIDGRPLHVMRRADGSYLSGINHFQSYDTPWELARAAVDELGSTQLASGAAHHGGPE; encoded by the coding sequence ATGTACGCAGCACCCGCCGCCGCACCACTCACCCGCCGCGCGGTCCTCCGTACGGCTTTCACCGCGGCCGTGTTCGCCGGCACCGCCGCGGCCCTGGCCCCCGTACTGCGCGCCCGCCGCCCCCGGCAGACCCTCACACCGGCCCCGCTCACGCGGTTCACCGAGGAGACCTACCGCGGCCGCCACATCGCCGTGGACCTCGCGGCCGCCGCCGTCCGCATCGACGGCAGGCCCCTGCACGTCATGCGCCGCGCCGACGGCAGCTACCTCAGCGGGATCAACCACTTCCAGTCCTACGACACCCCGTGGGAGCTGGCCCGCGCCGCCGTGGACGAACTGGGCTCCACTCAGCTGGCGTCCGGTGCCGCGCACCACGGCGGACCGGAGTAG
- a CDS encoding tyrosinase family protein, whose translation MYVRQNQKNLTSAQKKRFTAAVIELKRNGTYDALVRTHDKYFVPDRDRKLRVGHMSPSFFPWHRCYLLEFERRLQSVDSGVTIPYWDWTADNSPASSLWADDFMGGTGRESDRQVMTGPFAYARGNWTVTVGLTEAHFLTRNLGRPQNPISLPTAAELQWALDDPVYDSAPWDSTAEGGGFRNKLEGWSAPKSEKWRNHNKVHQWIGGHMTGGTSPNDPVFWLHHAFVDLLWDRWQQKHPGAGYLPAAPLELGDLQRGRVIAADETMPPWDVSPREMLGHQGLYRYE comes from the coding sequence GTGTACGTCAGGCAGAACCAGAAGAACCTGACCAGCGCGCAGAAGAAGCGGTTCACGGCGGCCGTGATCGAGCTCAAGCGCAACGGCACCTACGACGCTTTGGTGCGCACCCACGACAAGTACTTCGTCCCGGACCGCGACCGCAAGCTGCGCGTCGGGCACATGTCCCCGTCGTTCTTCCCCTGGCACCGGTGCTACCTGCTGGAGTTCGAGCGCCGGCTGCAGAGCGTCGATTCCGGTGTCACCATCCCCTACTGGGACTGGACCGCCGACAACAGCCCGGCTTCCTCCCTGTGGGCCGACGACTTCATGGGCGGGACCGGCCGCGAGAGCGACCGCCAGGTGATGACGGGCCCCTTCGCCTACGCGCGGGGCAACTGGACGGTCACCGTGGGCCTCACGGAAGCCCACTTCCTCACCCGCAACCTGGGCCGGCCGCAGAACCCGATCAGCCTGCCGACCGCTGCCGAGCTCCAGTGGGCGCTCGACGACCCGGTGTACGACTCCGCGCCCTGGGATTCGACGGCCGAGGGCGGCGGCTTCCGCAACAAACTGGAGGGCTGGTCCGCCCCCAAGAGCGAGAAGTGGCGCAACCACAACAAGGTGCACCAGTGGATCGGCGGCCACATGACGGGCGGCACCTCGCCCAACGATCCGGTGTTCTGGCTGCACCACGCCTTCGTGGACCTGCTCTGGGACCGCTGGCAGCAGAAGCACCCGGGGGCCGGCTACCTGCCCGCCGCCCCGCTCGAACTGGGCGACCTCCAGCGCGGCCGGGTGATCGCGGCCGACGAGACGATGCCGCCGTGGGACGTCAGCCCGCGCGAGATGCTCGGCCACCAGGGGCTCTACCGCTACGAGTGA
- a CDS encoding chaplin has product MSRIAKAFVITAAAGSALAAGAGLAAADAGAHGAAVGSPGVLSGNLLQVPVHVPVNVCGNTVNVIGLLNPAFGNTCINASGHDGHHTEGNYGG; this is encoded by the coding sequence ATGTCGCGTATCGCGAAGGCATTCGTCATCACCGCTGCCGCCGGTAGCGCCCTGGCCGCCGGTGCGGGTCTGGCGGCTGCCGATGCCGGAGCGCACGGTGCGGCGGTCGGCTCCCCCGGTGTCCTCTCGGGCAACCTGCTCCAGGTCCCGGTGCACGTCCCGGTCAACGTCTGCGGCAACACCGTCAACGTGATCGGTCTGCTGAACCCGGCGTTCGGCAACACCTGCATCAACGCGTCGGGCCACGACGGGCACCACACCGAGGGCAACTACGGCGGCTGA
- a CDS encoding carboxylesterase/lipase family protein, translated as MSTAADEAQDRTRSGPRPRVRTAYGTVEGRTGRAGTAVFRGIPYAAPPVGALRFAAPAPPEPWDGVRDAGAYGPTAPKVPYPDEFAALLPDPEIPGEDCLNLNVWTPAPESGARLPVMVWIHGGALTRGSSAVPVYDGGSFARDGVVLVSVNYRLGVLGYGLFPDAPANRGLLDQIAALTWVRENIEAFGGDPGRVTVFGESAGAISVGALLAAPRAAGLFHRAVLQSGAPEALAREKVRTMVRRMAALLKVDATAGAFAAVALPDLLAAQSAVLRRSSPLLGGPAFGLVADPDTLPGDPLEAAVRAAGEMPLLMGWTAEEYRLWLAPTGAMRFLDRLGPLAVSLGRIRSGKDQAAVRALRAERPAAGPADLAGHLLTDRLLRDPLRKLAAGHGEDHGEGAQRRTAPRFVYEFAWPSGVPGLGSCHALELGFVFDTLAVPEAAWLAGPDAPQELAGEMHAAWVRFAVAGDPGWAPWNGDGPPKVFGGPGREGRGPATPPALP; from the coding sequence ATGAGCACAGCGGCCGACGAAGCCCAGGACCGCACCCGATCCGGTCCACGGCCCCGGGTCCGGACCGCGTACGGCACCGTCGAAGGCCGCACCGGCCGCGCCGGCACCGCCGTCTTCCGGGGCATCCCCTACGCCGCCCCGCCCGTCGGCGCCCTGCGCTTCGCCGCGCCCGCACCCCCCGAGCCGTGGGACGGCGTCCGCGACGCCGGCGCCTACGGGCCCACCGCGCCCAAGGTGCCCTACCCCGACGAGTTCGCCGCGCTGCTCCCCGACCCGGAGATCCCCGGCGAGGACTGCCTCAACCTCAACGTGTGGACCCCGGCCCCGGAGTCCGGCGCCCGGCTGCCCGTCATGGTGTGGATCCACGGCGGGGCGCTCACCCGCGGCTCCTCGGCCGTCCCCGTCTACGACGGCGGCTCCTTCGCCCGCGACGGAGTCGTCCTCGTCTCCGTCAACTACCGCCTGGGCGTCCTCGGCTACGGGCTGTTCCCCGACGCCCCCGCCAACCGCGGCCTGCTCGACCAGATCGCCGCCCTGACCTGGGTCCGCGAGAACATCGAGGCCTTCGGCGGAGACCCCGGCCGGGTCACCGTCTTCGGCGAATCCGCCGGGGCCATCAGCGTCGGCGCCCTGCTCGCGGCACCCCGCGCGGCCGGGCTCTTCCACCGGGCCGTCCTGCAGAGCGGCGCCCCCGAGGCACTGGCCCGCGAGAAGGTCCGCACCATGGTCCGGCGGATGGCCGCGCTGCTCAAGGTGGACGCCACCGCCGGGGCCTTCGCCGCCGTCGCCCTGCCCGACCTGCTCGCCGCCCAGTCGGCCGTGCTGCGCCGCTCCTCCCCGCTGCTCGGCGGCCCCGCCTTCGGCCTGGTCGCCGACCCGGACACGCTGCCGGGGGACCCGCTCGAAGCGGCGGTACGGGCCGCCGGGGAGATGCCGCTGCTGATGGGCTGGACCGCCGAGGAGTACCGGCTCTGGCTCGCCCCGACCGGCGCCATGCGGTTCCTGGACCGGCTCGGGCCGCTCGCCGTGTCCCTGGGCCGGATCCGCAGCGGCAAGGACCAGGCCGCCGTACGGGCGCTGCGCGCCGAGCGGCCCGCAGCGGGCCCGGCCGACCTCGCCGGGCACCTGCTCACCGACCGGCTGCTGCGCGACCCGCTGCGCAAGCTCGCCGCGGGCCATGGGGAGGACCACGGGGAGGGCGCGCAGCGGCGTACCGCTCCGCGCTTCGTGTACGAGTTCGCGTGGCCGTCCGGGGTCCCGGGACTCGGGTCCTGCCACGCGCTGGAACTGGGCTTCGTCTTCGACACCCTGGCGGTGCCCGAGGCCGCCTGGCTGGCCGGGCCGGACGCCCCGCAGGAACTGGCCGGGGAGATGCACGCGGCCTGGGTGCGCTTCGCCGTCGCTGGGGACCCGGGCTGGGCCCCCTGGAACGGCGACGGCCCGCCGAAGGTGTTCGGCGGGCCGGGGCGGGAGGGGCGGGGACCGGCTACTCCACCGGCCCTTCCATGA
- a CDS encoding alpha/beta hydrolase-fold protein: protein MSQQPPYGQPYPQGQQQYPPHPQQGRGQGYGSQQPPYGQQEGYGRQDPYGQQPGYGQQPGYGQQPGYGRQPGYGQEPAYGEQQHQYREQGPYGEQPPYGNQPPYGDQQPGEPPRRRSRVRRWVIAGASVLALAGIAALVMNHYEIPPFTDKGESVSFGKAPGGSGDTGGKAVKPAANSKMSMPTGPAADFKNSMTLPDGTHVAVTTLDGKKSGFKGKVWVWAPKEYNDPKYARSGFPVMIALPGGAGYPNNYWMGTDLGLQASISKWYGEGKSKPFILAMPVLNPAPDDKGIYWDGSDIPGQPKMGTWLTDDVPDLMRANFRTIKSRDGWAYMGSSTGGFASLKAVLKYPEKFKAAICSGPDIVPDSSLWKGHDKEKAENNPELLAKELIDKKGPDVYLAFQVGTNESNKNTLPNVQKFIATYGKGPVHTDLRIIQGGQHNAKTYVPNMGEGPIQFISKVMEGPVE, encoded by the coding sequence ATGTCGCAGCAGCCGCCCTACGGGCAGCCGTACCCGCAAGGGCAGCAGCAGTACCCCCCTCACCCGCAGCAGGGCCGGGGCCAGGGGTACGGCTCGCAGCAGCCTCCGTACGGGCAGCAGGAGGGCTACGGCCGCCAGGACCCGTACGGACAGCAGCCGGGCTACGGGCAGCAGCCCGGGTACGGACAGCAGCCCGGCTACGGCCGGCAGCCCGGGTACGGGCAGGAGCCCGCCTACGGTGAGCAGCAGCACCAGTACCGTGAGCAGGGGCCCTACGGCGAGCAGCCCCCGTACGGCAACCAGCCGCCCTACGGCGACCAGCAGCCCGGCGAGCCGCCCCGGCGCCGCTCCAGGGTCCGGCGCTGGGTGATCGCCGGCGCCTCCGTGCTGGCGCTCGCGGGCATCGCCGCGCTGGTGATGAACCACTACGAGATACCGCCGTTCACCGACAAGGGCGAGAGCGTCTCCTTCGGGAAGGCCCCTGGCGGTTCCGGCGATACCGGTGGCAAGGCCGTCAAGCCGGCGGCGAACTCGAAGATGTCCATGCCGACCGGCCCGGCGGCGGACTTCAAGAACTCGATGACCCTGCCCGACGGCACGCACGTCGCCGTCACCACGCTCGACGGCAAGAAGTCCGGCTTCAAGGGCAAGGTCTGGGTCTGGGCGCCCAAGGAGTACAACGACCCCAAGTACGCCAGGAGCGGGTTCCCGGTCATGATCGCCCTGCCCGGCGGCGCGGGCTACCCGAACAACTACTGGATGGGCACCGACCTGGGCCTCCAGGCGAGCATCAGCAAGTGGTACGGCGAGGGCAAGAGCAAGCCCTTCATCCTGGCCATGCCGGTGCTGAACCCGGCCCCGGACGACAAGGGAATCTACTGGGACGGCTCGGACATCCCGGGGCAGCCCAAGATGGGCACCTGGCTGACCGACGACGTCCCGGACCTGATGCGGGCGAACTTCCGCACGATCAAGTCCCGTGACGGCTGGGCGTACATGGGCTCCTCCACCGGCGGCTTCGCGAGCCTGAAGGCCGTGCTGAAGTACCCGGAGAAGTTCAAGGCCGCGATCTGCTCCGGCCCGGACATCGTCCCCGACTCCTCCCTGTGGAAGGGCCACGACAAGGAGAAGGCGGAGAACAACCCCGAGCTGCTCGCCAAGGAGCTGATCGACAAGAAGGGGCCGGACGTCTACCTGGCCTTCCAGGTCGGCACCAACGAGAGCAACAAGAACACCTTGCCGAACGTGCAGAAGTTCATCGCCACGTACGGCAAGGGGCCGGTCCACACCGACCTGAGGATCATCCAGGGCGGCCAGCACAACGCCAAGACCTATGTGCCCAACATGGGCGAGGGGCCGATCCAGTTCATCAGCAAGGTCATGGAAGGGCCGGTGGAGTAG
- a CDS encoding alkaline phosphatase family protein, with amino-acid sequence MPISRSRRKTALATAFGLTAAAAALWAGIGTAQPAHAAGLPTPDHIVVVVFENHAYNQVIGSSSAPYINSLKTGGGNLTNSYGVTHPSQPNYLQLFSGSNQGVTGDSCYTPGFSSAPNLASELIAAGKTWASYNETLPSQGSTTCSSGKYAQKHNPWFAFSNVPTSTAKTMTQFPTDFTTLPKTSFVVPNLCSDMHDCSVGTGDTWLKNNLKAYADWAKTHNSLLVVTFDEDNRLAGNKIPTVFYGQSVTPGSTSSTTYNHYNMLRTLEGLSGLTTHAGNAAGATDITGIWTS; translated from the coding sequence ATGCCCATTTCACGGTCCCGTCGCAAGACCGCCCTCGCCACCGCCTTCGGCCTCACCGCCGCCGCGGCCGCGCTGTGGGCGGGCATCGGCACCGCTCAGCCCGCGCACGCGGCCGGCCTGCCCACACCCGACCACATAGTCGTCGTGGTCTTCGAGAACCACGCCTACAACCAGGTCATCGGCAGCTCCAGCGCCCCCTACATCAACTCCCTCAAGACCGGGGGAGGCAACCTGACCAACTCCTACGGCGTCACGCACCCGAGCCAGCCCAACTACCTGCAGCTCTTCTCGGGCTCCAACCAGGGCGTGACCGGCGACAGCTGTTACACGCCCGGCTTCAGCTCCGCGCCCAACCTGGCGTCCGAGCTGATCGCCGCCGGCAAGACCTGGGCCAGCTACAACGAGACCCTGCCGAGCCAGGGCTCCACCACCTGCTCCAGCGGCAAGTACGCCCAGAAGCACAACCCCTGGTTCGCCTTCTCCAACGTGCCCACCAGCACCGCGAAGACGATGACCCAGTTCCCGACGGACTTCACCACCCTGCCCAAGACCTCGTTCGTCGTCCCGAACCTCTGCAGCGACATGCACGACTGCTCCGTCGGCACCGGCGACACCTGGCTGAAGAACAACCTCAAGGCCTACGCGGACTGGGCCAAGACCCACAACAGCCTGCTCGTCGTCACCTTCGACGAGGACAACCGGCTCGCCGGCAACAAGATCCCGACCGTGTTCTACGGCCAGTCCGTGACCCCGGGCTCCACCAGCTCCACCACGTACAACCACTACAACATGCTGCGCACCCTCGAAGGCCTCTCCGGCCTGACCACCCACGCGGGGAACGCTGCCGGCGCCACCGACATCACGGGGATCTGGACTTCCTGA